In a single window of the Drosophila albomicans strain 15112-1751.03 chromosome 3, ASM965048v2, whole genome shotgun sequence genome:
- the LOC117572363 gene encoding uncharacterized protein LOC117572363 isoform X1: MASSELAAAAAAGAAIRCDHNGNANSNATTPRTTPRKEKTILGWLVKSASVSDKTNDSESDNNNRYANANANTTDNNNSNCNCETRAFRDFRGVQTLRLLWSKRISSASEEAAQHYHQHHHNHNHKSPTGLGTLRKLNKSVSCLVNAFNNARDWPSLQNAPETRSKRAASLHNLQEARDASSAERETKELQRDKDNFNKYKNAEQAKMQNKLRRGSSSCGAEERTTSFPAVKAGNAAGERLQWPKRGDVVMPKCKMDGLSDNERERERHQNKYNTKNHNESQELISSVVVGEEQFEAHSVSLGATCTQNGSNESLQTINSINSNTTTATVTSQSTTTTAGTAATRSNPRRKYSFKTHAGKSFHQHHTPRRMSSHSHSHHNHSYNLSLPADAATSAASGSATAASGSLVRQLTQQFNEIIQKDARLLEQVKRKNGVWLARGAHVYKIVEKQPEQQTSSSLRSSMVQRNIKKFEKLEKPAVPQKTEQLLRKHHELTLSLSKQMRSKRARQQQEKDKEKQVEQQEREKEQSKLAVLPEVEHSTDEGVQSDVDDANKPKPQAASAESATTATTTPTTTTEELSQLADDNSDGDELDAVEAERQQRRKHKYASIYEKLRLPFTKRSSPKKQAALLEVPELQPQQQQQDEVVEPLPSPCEEASDSKLLAALEVIDQKLKILAEPGRTEEQKQEQEQQSNELLLLEHDDFEQRILPNNSFIYQAANKQISNNQLLLNQAVNVTLVNAIEGEQMIMEQKQLAKSPVMQLELQLDPKPDPMYEPITPTKETSETIKTEPQASSLFKITNQVEKVKEPTTAEDIYQTVEEAKTLTPTPVATPTKSQTNWLEGYESIAGSCEARNQTSSPNDDYEAFDTPTTPQPIPEEPVTRNIPNSTGTLGRNTRDQLPELPKPKRVMPQVLRPAPAKPNQPSRLQVNASSDEEEDENIYDTIKGCYDSMSQRTMSSNCYESISNYRKSKTTSGTLVVEGGTAAGETGRAAGVATGATAGVQLSSSGSSLTISSDHRTNSLYESSLAAGCVIYGSASVGCRSSLASSSGGSGGRSKLSDKRSSIAGSSDNSDAWVDISDGEATAATATNNEAQFIVVREQRFKQHRVRSPDWSKRIRDKRLQQNKAKSCIEDDSDHYYETLSPLGNKRHSTQLLPGQHHKRTQDLPRASQRRSKQHSASAHALGQHAINSDDYDSFETDSDEHTEQEQRLQHHNDSGVDMRNHRLPEPPAPQNQVYAIVRKFKDFISNKKSPKSSQQKLYENTPSNTQFYVECRKQELYEQAKSLSSSEKNLNQEQQQQQPQLSTTLMRAKQKNGKSLRSRLRKSLVGSSFDTKQLSTLTPTRSTFYIEDPPAQMQLQLQQQQQQLHGSGELDSGFSEKASSGDLPVPSAESQKFSTVARKAKKEAKAMRRRATIGVRPHEPPPPPPPPEQRNSVNRTPQTPQLEGLTQPDSWYAECGVFKQSSSVNGELATPTPSANGGGSSWYAESGLYQTSGNSVASSSGSSGVSTGNEAGLGDELQPHSLFSNEPLYQVYSAAKLESITRDLEAHENASTDGYEEIGLHAHAKTPPAQQAKARPTALQLVEPKNGPSRTLWSEIPEVINSFILPTLTPRERGLQEAKFEIMTSEASYLKSLNLLRRHFMNNTAFCDTSVLSARDRKALFSYIVPVHECSERLLTELECCWQNNIMLLGLSRCIYEIAERHFHVYITFCEHQGRMDRTLRRLKETKNGAFQQHLDKLESNPSCCGLNLHSFLMLPMQRITRLPLLIDAVFSKESPNNAEEYESWKLTLALVQKIVAQCNEAANRWEQAYELERISKQLEFPSHIRALAIAPMGVPKQGAKPRFLVKRGELTHLVWRGDDAKLTFGKRFSKSSIYAFLFSDLLVLCKRKGESNFSVFDYCPRSMLTLASGDTLPQLPTKDIKDPTSKNLMLMTLLENYERKTIELVLSCPSVSDQQRWLEAMRPPEAETPGEKLYESWDCPQVIAKHSYKSDEPDVLQLEQGDVVNVSRKLPDGWYQGERIRDGAVGWFPGSYTEELNSSHVRSRNLKQRHRLLTFTATYLEAQKVK; encoded by the exons ATGGCGAGCTCAgagttggctgctgctgcggcagctggagcagcaatACGCTGCGATCACAATGGGAATGCGAATTCGAATGCGACCACGCCCAGAACGACGCCGCGTAAAGAAAAGACAATACTCGGTTGGCTGGTGAAAAGTGCAAGTGTGAGCGATAAGACGAACGATAGCGAAAGCGATAACAACAATCGATACGCGAACGCGAACGCGAATACGACCgataacaacaatagtaaTTGCAATTGTGAAACGCGCGCTTTTCGCGATTTTCGTGGCGTGCAAACATTGCGATTGCTGTGGAGCAAACGCATCAGCAGCGCCAGCGAGGAGGCAGCTCAACAttatcatcaacatcatcacaatcacaatcacaaatCCCCAACGGGGCTGGGCACACTGCGCAAGCTAAATAAATCCGTTAGCTGTTTGGTTAACGCGTTTAATAACGCACGCGATTGGCCCAGCCTGCAAAACGCGCCGGAAACGCGTTCAAAACGCGCCGCAAGTTTACACAATTTGCAAGAGGCACGCGACGCATCGAGTGCGGAAAGGGAGACGAAGGAATTGCAGCGCGACAAggataatttcaataaatacaaaaacgcCGAACAGgcgaaaatgcaaaacaaattgcgacgcggcagcagcagctgcggcgCCGAAGAGAGAACCACAAGTTTTCCGGCCGTGAAAGCGGGCAACGCAGCTGGCGAGCGTTTGCAGTGGCCAAAGCGCGGCGATGTTGTCATGCCCAAGTGCAAAATGGATGGCTTATCAGATAATGAGAGGGAGCGTGAGCGCcaccaaaacaaatacaacaccAAGAACCACAATGAAAGTCAAGAGCTTATCAGCTCGGTTGTTGTGGGAGAGGAACAATTCGAAGCACATTCGGTTAGTCTCGGCGCGACTTGCACTCAGAACGGCAGTAACGAGTCGCTGCAAACgataaattccataaattCCAACACAACCACAGCGACTGTGACGTCAcagtcgacaacaacaacagcaggaacAGCGGCAACACGAAGCAATCCACGTCGCAAATACAGCTTCAAAACACATGCGGGCAAGTCATTCCATCAGCATCACACACCGCGCCGCATGTccagccacagtcacagtcatCACAACCACAGCTACAATCTCAGCTTGCCAGCAGATGCAGCAACATCTGCAGCAAGTGGCAGCGCCACAGCAGCAAGTGGCAGTCTCGTGCGGCAGCTGACGCAACAGTTCAATGAGATCATACAGAAAGATGCGCGTCTCCTCGAACAGGTGAAGCGCAAGAATGGCGTCTGGTTGGCGCGGGGTGCGCATGTCTACAAGATTGTCGAGAAGCAACCCGAGCAGCAGACGTCATCGTCGTTGCGAAGCTCGATGGTGCAGCGTAACATTAAGAAGTTCGAGAAGCTGGAGAAGCCAGCGGTGCCCCAGAAGACGGAGCAACTGCTGCGCAAACATCATGAACTGACGCTCAGTCTGAGCAAGCAAATGCGCAGCAAGCGAGccaggcagcagcaggagaaggaCAAAGAGAAGCAGGTAGAGCAACAGGAACGGGAGAAGGAGCAATCAAAGTTGGCGGTTCTGCCTGAGGTGGAGCACAGCACCGATGAAGGTGTTCAGTCGGATGTCGATGATGCTAACAAACCAAAGCCACAAGCCGCAAGCGCTGAATCagcaacaaccgcaacaacaacaccaaccacaACCACAGAGGAGCTGAGTCAGCTGGCTGACGATAACAGTGATGGGGATGAGTTGGATGCCGTGGAGGCGGAGCGACAGCAACGACGCAAGCACAAATATGCCAGCATCTATGAGAAACTGCGCTTGCCCTTCACTAAGCGATCATCACCAAAGAAGCAAGCTGCTCTACTCGAGGTACCGGAGttgcaaccacagcagcagcaacaggatgAGGTTGTGGAACCTCTGCCCTCGCCTTGTGAGGAGGCATCCGACTCCAAGCTCCTGGCAGCACTTGAAGTGATCGATCAGAAGCTGAAAATACTCGCCGAACCGGGCAGAACAGAGGAACAGAAGCAGGAACAGGAACAGCAATCCAACGAGTTGCTCCTATTAGAGCACGATGACTTTGAGCAGCGCATTTTGCCCAACAATTCGTTCATCTATCAGGCGGCCAACAAGCAGATCTCCAACAatcagctgctgctcaatCAGGCCGTCAATGTGACGCTGGTGAATGCCATCGAGGGCGAGCAAATGATCATGGAACAGAAGCAACTGGCAAAGTCTCCCGTAATGCAACTGGAGTTGCAGTTGGACCCGAAGCCGGATCCCATGTATGAGCCCATTACGCCTACGAAGGAAACATCGGAGACAATAAAGACTGAGCCACAGGCGTCGAGCTTGTTTAAGATCACCAACCAAGTGGAAAAGGTCAAGGAACCAACGACAGCCGAGGACATTTATCAGACTGTAGAGGAGGCAAAGACGCTGACGCCAACGCCGGTGGCGACGCCGACAAAGTCACAGACTAATTGGCTGGAGGGCTACGAGTCCATAGCGGGCTCCTGCGAGGCGAGAAATCAAACCTCCAGTCCCAACGATGATTACGAGGCCTTCGACACGCCCACAACGCCTCAACCCATACCAGAGGAGCCAGTGACGCGCAACATTCCAAATAGCACAGGCACACTGGGACGCAACACTCGCGATCAGCTGCCGGAGCTGCCCAAACCGAAGCGTGTGATGCCCCAGGTGCTGCGTCCGGCGCCTGCCAAACCCAATCAACCCAGTCGCCTGCAGGTGAATGCCTCCTCcgacgaggaggaggatgagaACATCTACGACACCATCAAGGGTTGCTACGACTCGATGTCGCAGCGCACGATGAGCTCCAACTGCTACGAAAGCATCTCCAACTATCGCAAGAGCAAAACCACATCAGGTACTTTAGTAGTAGAAGGCGGAACAGCTGCGGGAGAAACAGGAAGAGCAGCTGGAGTCGCAACTGGAGCAACTGCGGGAGTGCAGCTGTCGAGCAGTGGCTCCTCGTTGACCATCTCATCGGATCACCGCACCAACAGTCTCTACGAATCGTCGCTTGCTGCGGGTTGTGTAATCTATGGCAGTGCTAGTGTTGGTTGTCGCTCCTCCctcgccagcagcagcggaggAAGCGGAGGCAGGAGCAAGCTGAGCGATAAACGCTCTTCAATTGCGGGATCCAGTGACAACAGCGATGCCTGGGTGGATATATCTGATGGCgaggcaacggcagcaacggcaacaaacaACGAGGCGCAGTTTATTGT TGTGCGGGAACAGAGGTTCAAGCAGCATCGCGTTCGTAGTCCGGATTGGTCGAAACGCATCAGAGACAAAAGActgcaacaaaacaaagcgaaGAGCTGCATTGAAG ATGACTCGGATCATTATTATGAAACATTATCCCCGCTGGGCAACAAGCGACACTCGACGCAACTGCTTCCCGGACAGCATCACAAGCGCACTCAGGACTTGCCACGCGCCTCGCAGCGTAGAAGCAAACAGCATTCGGCATCGGCGCATGCGCTGGGACAGCATGCCATCAACTCGGATGACTACGACTCCTTTGAAACGGATAGCGATGAGCACACCGAGCAGGAACAACGTCTGCAGCAC CACAATGACAGCGGCGTGGATATGCGTAATCATCGCCTTCCGGAGCCGCCGGCACCACAGAATCAAGTCTATGCCATTGTGCGCAAGTTTAAGGATTTCATCTCCAACAAAAAATCACCCAAAAGCAGTCAGCAAAAGCTCTACGAGAATACGCCCAGCAACACACAATTCTATGTAGAATGTCGCAAGCAGGAGCTCTACGAGCAAGCGAAATCTCTGAGCAGCTCCGAGAAGAATCTTAatcaagagcaacaacaacagcaaccgcaattGTCAACAACTTTGATGCGAGCCAAGCAGAAGAATGGCAAGAGTTTGCGTTCGAGACTGCGCAAGAGTCTTGTGGGTTCATCCTTCGATACTAAACAGTTATCTACTCTGACGCCCACACGCAGCACCTTCTACATTGAGGATCCGCCAGCGCagatgcagttgcagctgcaacagcaacaacagcagctgcatgGCTCTGGGGAACTCGATTCGGGCTTCTCAGAGAAGGCTTCCTCGGGAGATCTTCCTGTGCCCAGCGCCGAGTCCCAAAAGTTCTCCACAGTTGCACGCAAAGCCAAGAAGGAGGCGAAGGCAATGCGACGTAGGGCTACCATCGGAGTCCGACCTCATGAACCTCCGCCACCTCCGCCTCCACCAGAGCAACGCAACAGCGTCAATCGCACGCCGCAGACACCGCAGCTGGAAGGCTTAACTCAACCCGATTCGTGGTACGCCGAGTGTGGAGTCTTTAAGCAATCGAGCAGTGTGAACGGTGagctggccacgcccacaccgAGCGCTAATGGCGGTGGCAGCTCTTGGTACGCTGAATCGGGTCTGTATCAGACTAGCGGCAATTCGGTGGCCAGCTCCAGCGGCAGCTCTGGCGTCTCCACGGGCAACGAAGCGGGTCTGGGTGATGAACTGCAGCCACACAGTTTGTTCTCCAATGAGCCGCTTTATCAAGTCTACAGCGCAGCCAAGCTGGAG TCGATTACACGTGATCTGGAAGCGCATGAGAATGCATCTACGGATGGTTACGAGGAGATTGGACTGCATGCGCACGCCAAGACGCCGCCGGCGCAGCAGGCAAAAGCGCGTCCCACGGCGCTGCAGCTGGTGGAGCCCAAGAACGGGCCGTCAAGGACGCTGTGGAGTGAAATACCGGAAGTCATCAACTCATTCATACTGC cTACCCTAACGCCTCGTGAACGTGGCTTGCAGGAGGCCAAGTTTGAGATCATGACGTCGGAGGCGAGTTATCTGAAGTCTTTGAATCTGCTGCGACGCCATTTCATGAACAACACCGCCTTCTGTGACACCAGTGTGCTGAGCGCACGCGATCGCAAGGCGCTCTTCTCCTACATTGTGCCCGTGCACGAATGCTCGGAGCGTCTGCTCACGGAACTTGAATGCTGCTGGCAAAACAACATCATGTTGCTGGGACTGAGTCGTTGCATCTACGAGATTGCCGAGCGGCATTTCCATGTATACATCACATTCTGTGAGCATCAAGGACGCATGGATCGAACGCTACGCCGCTTGAAAGAGACGAAGAATGGCGCATTCCAGCAGCATCTGGACAAACTGGAATCCAATCCCAGCTGCTGTGGCCTCAATCTGCACTCGTTTCTTATGTTACCGATGCAACGCATCACTCGACTGCCGCTGCTCATCGATGCGGTGTTCAGCAAGGAATCACCCAACAATGCTGAGGAATACGAGAGCTGGAAGTTAACGCTGGCGTTGGTTCAGAAGATCGTAGCGCAGTGCAACGAGGCAGCAAATCGCTGGGAGCAAGCCTACGAACTGGAGCGCATCTCCAAGCAGCTTGAGTTTCCCTCACACATACGAGCACTGGCCATTGCTCCAATGGGTGTGCCTAAGCAGGGCGCCAAGCCACGTTTCCTGGTCAAGCGGGGTGAACTGACGCATCTCGTGTGGCGTGGCGACGATGCCAAGTTGACGTTTGGCAAACGCTTCAGCAAATCGAGTATTTATGCCTTCCTCTTCTCCGATCTGCTGGTGCTCTGCAAGCGCAAGGGCGAATCGAACTTTAGCGTATTTGACTATTGCCCCAGAAGCATGCTGACACTCGCATCGGGCGACACATTGCCGCAGCTGCCCACCAAAGATATTAAGGATCCGACTAGCAAAAATCTCATGCTGATGACGCTGCTGGAGAACTACGAGCGCAAGACAATTGAACTT GTGCTGTCGTGTCCCTCAGTGTCAGATCAGCAGCGCTGGCTGGAAGCCATGCGTCCACCGGAGGCGGAAACGCCTGGCGAGAAGTTGTATGAATCCTGGGATTGTCCGCAGGTGATTGCCAAGCACAGCTACAAATCTGATGAGCCAGATGTGCTTCAGCTCGAGCAAGGCGACGTTGTAAACGTCTCACGCAAGCTGCCAGATG GCTGGTACCAGGGCGAGCGCATACGAGACGGAGCCGTCGGCTGGTTTCCCGGCAGCTACACCGAGGAGCTGAATTCGTCGCATGTCCGCTCCCGCAATCTCAAGCAGCGCCATCGTCTCCTCACCTTCACCGCCACCTATCTGGAGGCGCAGAAGGTGAAGTGA
- the LOC117572363 gene encoding rho guanine nucleotide exchange factor 16 isoform X2, translating to MATTSSNANANQSQLRLSCSSNFSATEQQQQLVTLPRKRRPRAVGEVSVTCPSSSVYLNAEGDNETTLPKAQPGELEPIYQNEIAAINQQRSSYKLERNLQQRRLQAHLSVLRLSHVEHGNASRESMVVSTFVDDSDHYYETLSPLGNKRHSTQLLPGQHHKRTQDLPRASQRRSKQHSASAHALGQHAINSDDYDSFETDSDEHTEQEQRLQHHNDSGVDMRNHRLPEPPAPQNQVYAIVRKFKDFISNKKSPKSSQQKLYENTPSNTQFYVECRKQELYEQAKSLSSSEKNLNQEQQQQQPQLSTTLMRAKQKNGKSLRSRLRKSLVGSSFDTKQLSTLTPTRSTFYIEDPPAQMQLQLQQQQQQLHGSGELDSGFSEKASSGDLPVPSAESQKFSTVARKAKKEAKAMRRRATIGVRPHEPPPPPPPPEQRNSVNRTPQTPQLEGLTQPDSWYAECGVFKQSSSVNGELATPTPSANGGGSSWYAESGLYQTSGNSVASSSGSSGVSTGNEAGLGDELQPHSLFSNEPLYQVYSAAKLESITRDLEAHENASTDGYEEIGLHAHAKTPPAQQAKARPTALQLVEPKNGPSRTLWSEIPEVINSFILPTLTPRERGLQEAKFEIMTSEASYLKSLNLLRRHFMNNTAFCDTSVLSARDRKALFSYIVPVHECSERLLTELECCWQNNIMLLGLSRCIYEIAERHFHVYITFCEHQGRMDRTLRRLKETKNGAFQQHLDKLESNPSCCGLNLHSFLMLPMQRITRLPLLIDAVFSKESPNNAEEYESWKLTLALVQKIVAQCNEAANRWEQAYELERISKQLEFPSHIRALAIAPMGVPKQGAKPRFLVKRGELTHLVWRGDDAKLTFGKRFSKSSIYAFLFSDLLVLCKRKGESNFSVFDYCPRSMLTLASGDTLPQLPTKDIKDPTSKNLMLMTLLENYERKTIELVLSCPSVSDQQRWLEAMRPPEAETPGEKLYESWDCPQVIAKHSYKSDEPDVLQLEQGDVVNVSRKLPDGWYQGERIRDGAVGWFPGSYTEELNSSHVRSRNLKQRHRLLTFTATYLEAQKVK from the exons ATGGCAACCACGAGCAGCAACGCGAATGCCAATCAAAGCCAGCTGCGTCttagctgcagcagcaactttagTGCcacagagcagcaacaacagctggtgACGTTGCCACGCAAACGACGCCCTCGGGCGGTGGGCGAAGTGAGTGTCACCTGTCCATCGAGCAGTGTTTATCTCAATGCCGAGGGCGACAACGAGACAACGCTGCCCAAGGCACAGCCGGGTGAGCTGGAGCCCATCTATCAAAATGAAATCGCAGCCATCAATCAACAACGCAGCAGCTACAAGCTGGAGCGAAATTTGCAACAGCGTCGCCTCCAGGCCCATCTCAGCGTGTTGCGACTGTCGCATGTGGAACACGGCAATGCGTCGAGAGAGTCGATGGTAGTGAGCACCTTTGTAG ATGACTCGGATCATTATTATGAAACATTATCCCCGCTGGGCAACAAGCGACACTCGACGCAACTGCTTCCCGGACAGCATCACAAGCGCACTCAGGACTTGCCACGCGCCTCGCAGCGTAGAAGCAAACAGCATTCGGCATCGGCGCATGCGCTGGGACAGCATGCCATCAACTCGGATGACTACGACTCCTTTGAAACGGATAGCGATGAGCACACCGAGCAGGAACAACGTCTGCAGCAC CACAATGACAGCGGCGTGGATATGCGTAATCATCGCCTTCCGGAGCCGCCGGCACCACAGAATCAAGTCTATGCCATTGTGCGCAAGTTTAAGGATTTCATCTCCAACAAAAAATCACCCAAAAGCAGTCAGCAAAAGCTCTACGAGAATACGCCCAGCAACACACAATTCTATGTAGAATGTCGCAAGCAGGAGCTCTACGAGCAAGCGAAATCTCTGAGCAGCTCCGAGAAGAATCTTAatcaagagcaacaacaacagcaaccgcaattGTCAACAACTTTGATGCGAGCCAAGCAGAAGAATGGCAAGAGTTTGCGTTCGAGACTGCGCAAGAGTCTTGTGGGTTCATCCTTCGATACTAAACAGTTATCTACTCTGACGCCCACACGCAGCACCTTCTACATTGAGGATCCGCCAGCGCagatgcagttgcagctgcaacagcaacaacagcagctgcatgGCTCTGGGGAACTCGATTCGGGCTTCTCAGAGAAGGCTTCCTCGGGAGATCTTCCTGTGCCCAGCGCCGAGTCCCAAAAGTTCTCCACAGTTGCACGCAAAGCCAAGAAGGAGGCGAAGGCAATGCGACGTAGGGCTACCATCGGAGTCCGACCTCATGAACCTCCGCCACCTCCGCCTCCACCAGAGCAACGCAACAGCGTCAATCGCACGCCGCAGACACCGCAGCTGGAAGGCTTAACTCAACCCGATTCGTGGTACGCCGAGTGTGGAGTCTTTAAGCAATCGAGCAGTGTGAACGGTGagctggccacgcccacaccgAGCGCTAATGGCGGTGGCAGCTCTTGGTACGCTGAATCGGGTCTGTATCAGACTAGCGGCAATTCGGTGGCCAGCTCCAGCGGCAGCTCTGGCGTCTCCACGGGCAACGAAGCGGGTCTGGGTGATGAACTGCAGCCACACAGTTTGTTCTCCAATGAGCCGCTTTATCAAGTCTACAGCGCAGCCAAGCTGGAG TCGATTACACGTGATCTGGAAGCGCATGAGAATGCATCTACGGATGGTTACGAGGAGATTGGACTGCATGCGCACGCCAAGACGCCGCCGGCGCAGCAGGCAAAAGCGCGTCCCACGGCGCTGCAGCTGGTGGAGCCCAAGAACGGGCCGTCAAGGACGCTGTGGAGTGAAATACCGGAAGTCATCAACTCATTCATACTGC cTACCCTAACGCCTCGTGAACGTGGCTTGCAGGAGGCCAAGTTTGAGATCATGACGTCGGAGGCGAGTTATCTGAAGTCTTTGAATCTGCTGCGACGCCATTTCATGAACAACACCGCCTTCTGTGACACCAGTGTGCTGAGCGCACGCGATCGCAAGGCGCTCTTCTCCTACATTGTGCCCGTGCACGAATGCTCGGAGCGTCTGCTCACGGAACTTGAATGCTGCTGGCAAAACAACATCATGTTGCTGGGACTGAGTCGTTGCATCTACGAGATTGCCGAGCGGCATTTCCATGTATACATCACATTCTGTGAGCATCAAGGACGCATGGATCGAACGCTACGCCGCTTGAAAGAGACGAAGAATGGCGCATTCCAGCAGCATCTGGACAAACTGGAATCCAATCCCAGCTGCTGTGGCCTCAATCTGCACTCGTTTCTTATGTTACCGATGCAACGCATCACTCGACTGCCGCTGCTCATCGATGCGGTGTTCAGCAAGGAATCACCCAACAATGCTGAGGAATACGAGAGCTGGAAGTTAACGCTGGCGTTGGTTCAGAAGATCGTAGCGCAGTGCAACGAGGCAGCAAATCGCTGGGAGCAAGCCTACGAACTGGAGCGCATCTCCAAGCAGCTTGAGTTTCCCTCACACATACGAGCACTGGCCATTGCTCCAATGGGTGTGCCTAAGCAGGGCGCCAAGCCACGTTTCCTGGTCAAGCGGGGTGAACTGACGCATCTCGTGTGGCGTGGCGACGATGCCAAGTTGACGTTTGGCAAACGCTTCAGCAAATCGAGTATTTATGCCTTCCTCTTCTCCGATCTGCTGGTGCTCTGCAAGCGCAAGGGCGAATCGAACTTTAGCGTATTTGACTATTGCCCCAGAAGCATGCTGACACTCGCATCGGGCGACACATTGCCGCAGCTGCCCACCAAAGATATTAAGGATCCGACTAGCAAAAATCTCATGCTGATGACGCTGCTGGAGAACTACGAGCGCAAGACAATTGAACTT GTGCTGTCGTGTCCCTCAGTGTCAGATCAGCAGCGCTGGCTGGAAGCCATGCGTCCACCGGAGGCGGAAACGCCTGGCGAGAAGTTGTATGAATCCTGGGATTGTCCGCAGGTGATTGCCAAGCACAGCTACAAATCTGATGAGCCAGATGTGCTTCAGCTCGAGCAAGGCGACGTTGTAAACGTCTCACGCAAGCTGCCAGATG GCTGGTACCAGGGCGAGCGCATACGAGACGGAGCCGTCGGCTGGTTTCCCGGCAGCTACACCGAGGAGCTGAATTCGTCGCATGTCCGCTCCCGCAATCTCAAGCAGCGCCATCGTCTCCTCACCTTCACCGCCACCTATCTGGAGGCGCAGAAGGTGAAGTGA